The sequence GTCAAAGAATAGTCACAGTCCGGAACAGATGTGCAGATTAGCCTGAGAAGCTGCTCTGGAGAAACAAGCTGGTATGAATTACAGgtcccctccaagtgtccctattttccatggaccatcccagaattacagaagctgtcccggtttctgatttgatcccggaatgtcccggtttccctttttcctcccctccgtGTCGTGGAGAGCAATTAAAAGTGGTGCAAAAACTGAATCCTGATTGTGCTGAAAATACAATTCCTGCACCAAACGAAGGAAATGGTGTCCAAAGCCCTTCCTATCATTTTGAAGGAAAAAGTCACCAATCCGCATTAAATTCGTTAGTCGCAATGCTTCGGCAGGCAGCAATTTCTTAGGAAAGTCatggagtgtttattcctttattgtaaatggagcctcACGCTGTCTTttgagaagtaagtcccactgtattcaatggagcttattcccaggtaactgggtaaagatTGTGCAGCCTTACACTGTGATCATATGCAATTTTACTCAGAacaaagtcccactgagttcaacagaatttactctctggtatgttcctgatccttctcacagtttccattattattattattatcattatcattattattgacaCGGGTGTCGCTGTAGtttgaaccactgagcctattgggcttgccgatcagaaagtcagcggtttgaatcactgtgatggggtaagctcccgttgctctgtcccagctcctgccaacctagcagttcgaaagcacaccagcgcaagtagataagtaggtaccgctgcggcggaaaggtaaatggtgattccaagcgctctggtttccgtcacagtgcaaccccatagttgcctttgactggacttaactgtccatcggtcctttacctttttacctattattattattgttgttgttgttgttattattattattattattattattattattattttcatcagagaaatgtaggaGGATACATCTCTACACTTGTACAGAAATATGAAGCAGGAATCATTCTCCTTAGATTCCTGCTTCCATCTATTCACCTAAGTAATCACAATGTTACAAGATAACAGtcagggctcagtggtttagaccacagtgccacctgcatccttatGCTcagcatataccgtatttttcgctccataggacgctccagaccatagggcgcaactcgtttttagaggaggaaacaagaaaaaaattttttttctggttttcctcctctaaaatccatgtgtttttttttagaatcagctcaaagttttgcagcttttttttgcaaagggaaaagccctgcttttttgagaatcagttcagatttgtgcagcttttgcaaagggggaaaagcattgcttacaaaccagtaagcaccagtacaaaccagtacagaccagtaagcaccagcaggtaataggaagcaagaggaaagcaaaccagtacaaaccagtaagcaccagtacaaaccagtacagaccagtaagcaccagcaggtaataggaagcaagaggaaagcaaaccagtacaaaccagtaagcaccagtacaaaccagtacgcaccagcaagtaataggaagcaagaggaaaccCAAACAGTACAAACCattaagcaccagtacaaaccagtacgcaccagtaagcaccagtagaaaccagtatgcaccagcaagtaataggaagcaagaggaaagcaaaccagtacaaaccattaagcaccagtacaaaccagtacgcaccagtacgcaccagtagaaaccagtacgcaccagcaagtaataggaagcaagaggaaagcgaaccagtacaaaccagtaagcttactaacttacgcaaacttactaacttacgcaaacatactaacttacacaaacttactaacttacgcaaacatactaacttacgcaaacttacttatgcaaacatactaacttacgcaaacttactaacctacgcaaacttactaacttacgcaaacttactaacttacgcaaacttactaacttacgcaaacatactaacaaacgctaacttacgcaaacttactaacttacgcaaacttactaacttacgcaaacttactaacaaacgctaacttacacaaacttacaaacttacgcaaacatactaacaaacgctaacttactcaaacttactaacttacgcaaacatactaacttacgcaaacttactaacttacgcaaacatactaacttacgcaaacttacaaacttacgcaaacatactaacttacacaaacttactaacttacgcaaacttactaacttgcgcaaacatactaacaaatgctaacttacgcaaacttactaacttacgcaaacgtactaacttacgcaaacttactaacttacgcaaacatactaacaaacgctaacttacacaaacttacaaacttacgcaaacatactaacaaacgctaacttactcaaacttactaacttacgcaaacatactaacttacacaaacttactaacttacgcaaacatactaacaaacgctaacttactcaaacttactaacttacgcaaacatactaacttacgcaaacttacaaacttacgcaaacatactaacttacgcaaacttactaacttacgcaaacttactaatttatgcaaacttactaacttacgcaaacatactcaaacttactaacttacgcaaacttactaacttacgcaaacatactaacttacgcaaacgtaCAAACTTaggcaaacatactaacttacacaaacttactaacttacgcaaacttactaacttgcgcaaacatactaacaagtgctaacttacgcaaacttactaacttacgcaaacatactaacaaacgctaacttacgcaaacttactaacttacgcaaacttactaacaaacgcaaacttactaacaaacgctaacttacacaaacttacaaacttacgcaaacatactaacaaacgctaacttactcaaacttactaacttacgcaaacatactaacttacgcaaacttacaaacttacgcaaacataccaacttacgcaaacttactaacttgcgcaaacatactaacaaatgctaacttacgcaaacttactaacttacgcaaacttactaacttacgcaaacgtactaacttacgcaaacttactaacttacgcaaacatactaacaaacgctaacttacacaaacttacaaacttacgcaaacatactaacttacgcaaacatactaacaaacgctaacttatgcaaacttactaacttacgcaaacttactaacttacgcaaacatactaacaaacgctaacttacgcaaacttactaacttacgcaaacttactaacttacgcaaacatactcaaacttactaacttacgcaaacatactaacttacgcaaacgtacaaacttacgcaaacatactaacaagtgctaacttacgcaaacttactaacttacgcaaacttactaacttacgcaaacttactaacttactcaaacttaccgtaataggaagcaagaggaaagtgaaccagtaccaaccagtaagcaccagtacaaaccagtaagaaccagtaggtaataggaagcaagaagaaagcaaatcagtaagcaccagcaagtagtAGAAAGcgagaggaaaagtaacagaaagccccaaatggctgaaaaactcaatttcccaggctCCTCAGcgctcgcaaaggaactactgtgcaaggggcctggacggggcaggaagggagctagctcccttatctccctccccgatctcttgcaatcagctgttgagcgggttcctttcaacactctctttccctcttgttagcctttagctctttctaaaacagaaaaagcaggatctgcctttagcccctgggcaatttggctccagggaccatgcattcgctccataagacgcacagacatttccccttactttttaggaggggaaaagtgcgtcttatggagcaaaaaatacagtgtATGACATCACAAGATACTATGCTACAGCATTAACCCTTTGCATAGTATTTTGGATGCACCTATTCCGCAAGAAGAGAGGGGGCagaagaaggagagggggaaagcatgATAAAATAGttgacaaaaataagagaaaatatgAAATTGTGTTATGACTGTATATgtaaaaaatgttgaaacttaataaaatatagttGGAAAAAAGATGGTAAGTTGCATTCAtcactctgcccacttttgcctttgtgaTAAatccttctttttattttttaaattttatttatacttttcagatatatacatttcattgattttacagtcattttgacattataaaacttgacttccttccccctctttctgcggttccttaaatttatttttaatatcttctgcatatccaaattaacttaacttatttatttatctcctttaaatatatactcttatgtagCTGCAAGTTATTACAGTAATTCTGCCAGTGTTTTTTATCTGCCTACAATttttctgtaaatattcaataaaccatttccattattttataaaaagcttgttctcttggtttcttatgcgtccggtaagtttcgccatttttgcatattccataagcttttgtatccattcttcctttgctgggacttattctttccaattttgggcaagtaacattcttgccactgtagttgcatgcatgaataaatttctatacaatttaggtagttctatccctataattcccaagagaaagacttctggttttttttttttaataaacattattttaaacatccttttcatttcattatatatcatttcccagtaaccttattacaagaccaccacatatgataaaaagaaccttctttctctttacatttccaacacttacttgatttagttttatacatttttgccaatttactcagaTACCATTGagatatcattttcatatacagtcgtaccttggaagtcgaacagaatccgttccggaagtccgtttgacttccaaaacattcggaaacccaagtgcggcttctgattggctgcaggaagcttctgcagccaatcagaagctgcagaagctgcatcagatgtccgggttccaaagaacattcacaaactggaacactcacttccaggtttgcgaagttcgggagccaaaacatccaaaTACCAAGGCATTCGTgatccaaggcacgactgtaattttctcttagaccataagcaagctgtaaattttatatccctcTTCCGCAACCGTTCCCGTGTTTCCATGTCTATATTATGAAAAATCCCTCTTTTTCTTATTCAAATTCCGCAGGCCCACAGAACATGGTATCGAATGAGGCTAAAGAAATCTCCTGTGACTGGTTTCTGCTTCTTGCTCGCCTTGTCTGTGGTGGCTCTTACTAGTTTCTCTTCGACATCCCTGAACAGCTACAAGAAGTCCAGTTTCCAATACCTGCCTGGGAACGAGCCTCAAGGGAAAGCTGCCCATCTCAAGCGTTTGTGGGCATCCTCCACTGCCCCCATTGCCTGGCATCAAATCCGCCGGGAATGGCCCAGCCATCAGGGAAGACAAGCTCTGCCAAACCCCAGCTCAGCCAGCAAACAGAAGAGCCAGGCTGGGCGAAATCTTAGGGGTTTAAAATCAAAGCGGCAGGTTAAGAAACACAACGTCGTCGCAGCAAAAAGCTCTGAATGCAGCAGAGAACTCCAGCGCCAAGCCTATCCCTCCAGGACTGGCCATAAAAACGTGAGAGAGTTTGATGTCCCTTTTGCCAGTGAAGATCTGAGCTCCTCTCTTGGCGCAAAGAAAGTGGTGGGTCGGAAACCGCAGAGGGAGTCGGCCGCGTCCTCTCACCCTTTCCGAGATGCGGAGCTTGGAGCTCTTTTATATCCCAAGAATGCGTCCACAGGCCAGCAGACTTCTCCGCAGGAACAATGTAAGTCAGATGCGCAGACAGCTGGAGCCAGGCATCAACGCTCAGGTGTCGTCAAAACCATCACCTCGGGCAGAAAGTCGTTCCGCAGCATGACAGGCATTGGGGAACCGATGGAAAACTCTCGCTCTCAGAACCCAGAACCACCTCCGTTTTGGGCCAGAGATGCAGAGGAGCTTCAGAAATCACAGTGGTGCAAGGAGCCCCAACCCAACGGCTTTTCTGTAAGACGAGAGGGCAGTCTGAGGTTGGGCGAGAATGCCGTACCGTGGTTTACCCTGGACGATGTGGAGAAGATGAAACTCCTTGCCAATGGCACAGTTGTGAGCAAACACCGAATCCCTGCCCACGGGCAAATACTCCGGGTCGTCCTTTCGCCCACCCAAGACGCCATTTCCCACGATGCCAAAAGACTCTGTTCTGAGGGGCTGTGCGGAGTAATCAAAAGGCCCACCGACCTCTATGAGGTTCTGGCTTTCCACTTGGATAGAGTCTTGGGGCTACACCGGAGCCTGCCTGCAGTGGCCAGGAAGTTCGTCAGTCCCCTGCTACCGTACAAATATACCGAAGGTGCCGCCAGACCCATTGTATGGTGGGCCCCTGACATACAACATCTGAATGATCCCGGAAACGACCAGAACTCTTTTGCTCTAGGGTGGCAGCAGTACCAGGAGCTGCTGAAGCAACGCTGTGGCATGGAAGATTCCAGAACATCTCTTGGGAAGGGACGATGTTTGACTGTCCTGCATTCAGAATGGGCCAAACTGGCCCTCTTTGACTTTCTCCTGCAGGTAAACCTGGTGGTGGagcaaccttccttccttccttccttccttccttccttccttccttctttccttctttccttttctgaacAGTGCAACTGCCAAGTCACAATAAGAGGCCGAATGGTGCTCTTTATGAGTACAGCCGTGAATTCATTCACATGTTTTGTAAACTCtcctttaaaattcatttttaagcCTTGGAATACCACGTGTCAATTCTCTACGAGAACACTTCTTGATGCTTCCATGCCAGCGCTCCAAATCACTTAAAATTTGCGCTGCATGGTCTTTAGAATCAATTTGCGACAAATGAACATCTTTAAGTCCACCCAAATCGGTTGCCTTGGCTTGGCTGttttgctcacaaatttattgacagctgcacgaattatgatagctaggaagtggaagaggcaagcagaatataaaatggcagaacggtataaagaggtgtgggatatactggtagctattaatgataaattaacacatgacattaaggtaagatggggaataagcagaataaataattttgagacagtatggagggtgtttgtagaatttgtactgttaatacagaaaggggtcaaaccatcacaagaggtgttgaaattttgggaggttggttAGTTACAATGGAGTGGTCTTGGTGGTGggttgcacatttttattcttatttatttatgattattactttgtcaaagaagaagaagaagaaccaatgGCCTGGCTTAGTATAAGGCATCTTATGATATTCCTATGCCATGCTGGGCAGAGATTTTGATTTAAGTGCACTGACCTGTAGAGATTTGCTCATGCAGAGAACCAAGCCACATTCTCCTGATGGCTTGTGTTCTTTGCAGAGCCGTTCAGAAATCCCACTAAGATGAGAGTGCTTTTCCATTATTAAATGTGAGCACAAGACTTTCCCATAATCTTATTATTTGCAGCTCTCTTAATATATGGCTCTTTCACATGTTTTCCCCAAAGACCAGCTGTGCTCGTTGGAAATCCATCCTAAACTGCAAAGAGAGAGACTATTACTGTTGGTTGTGGGCTtgaaatttttttgtttttttttttggacttccggcggctggcgcaatcatggatggtcgtgggttgcttcggctgcgaggcacccagttcatcccgggggttaggagctccgctaccgcatagcgggctccagttggggcacgggaagagcgtcccgtgccctgggctccccggctgtgcccattgcgctccgaacccttcccccgcacccctgtaaagggggagtgggggtgaagggaccacggagccgggccttaggggaaatgccccaaccgggatgtttacatgcggcggcaaagtccgtgatgagcgtctctgttctacctatcattaaggagttgctaagaaaccagaagctgtgagtaattgactgactctttgtattccgggaaagctctgggattaagagaagaaaggcagcccgcctctctcccttcgggtggtgaaagaaattaactctttaagtgactgctgctacaacaatcaattgaaagtacttggaatttgaaagctgagtctgttgagatctccttttgggggttaactgaggaaaaaatatctccatctgaagttttggtctttatactccggcattggaagaaatggcgacgtttcggacttgcgtaggaaaaaattcagacaaaggaaggaaaagacaggaaatgcaatctgatacccacctccccccgaagatgctggactttgcatttatgctggcactgaaggactgggaggaggaggaaaagcttactgtctttcaactggaactgcttgatcgaaaactaagagccttgagtgcgattttaaatggaaagaatttgttttccacagaggaggcttttcgaaagttttattcaatggaaacagacttttgcaaagagttggaagatgtgctgcaaggatggtttgagatggctgagcaaatccgtctggaacaggggccgagttcagggggtggcagtaaccctggaacggaaagatttttaatatccagacttcgaggtggcagctcggggtcgagggacatagaattaagatttctacaagaagaagaagtatggcacaaagacacggagaaactcagattggagagggcgaacatcttggagctcgatgcagggtttgttgtggttgcaatcaggatctgtggacactcagaagaatacaataggagatccggttctggtgaaagacaggagaagataatggacaaaaggggagtgggctgaatcaattaaagtataacatagatggtctgccatggtttccgaaatcggagtgtgaagtctgttaattataagtttattttaaataagtaaggagatattgaatctaagttaaaagcagcatgataaatgatagaagaaataagtctagctgtaagaatatttggttaagttttaggttataatgcaaagattaagataaaggtgttttttcctttttttttaagtaatgctaaatttttatagagaaaagttgttaaggaaatagtgtattgttttaaaaccgaaggtgtacaggcgggggaagtcaaacgtcaagatttggaactagaatttttttttttagtaaggtatacagataagaagaagaatcctgacattatgtgtatttgtatttgttttgatatttgtaggtgtgggggttgggtttgtgttattttgtgaaaatgtcaataaattctgtttaaaaaaaaaaaagaaatttttttgtttttcttttaacaccTTGAGTCGCTGATATAATTCCGATTGCTCTGTGAACAGCTCTCCACAGGAATAAGGGATCATTGCCATGAAAAATCttctggggggaaagagagagagagagagagagagagagagagagagagagagagagagagagagagagaatcgtGTGCTgtggatgattttttaaaaacgaCAACAAAGCAGATGCTATTTTCAGGACTTGATTTGAAATACCTGGCAGTTCTCACAGCCCCAGTTTCCATATGAGATTGTGCTACAGGTGTGTAGCACAGGCGCACACACTCTCCAACAAACTTATCCTCCAAAAACTGCAGCACAAATTTCGTGCCCCAAATTACCCCTTTCTGCTTTTCTCTGTAGCTTTCTGGCTGGGAAAAAGGGGTGCGAGGTTTCGAGCTGAAAAGCAGGCAGAAGGGAAAGAGTTAAGTATCTCCCCCTGACTTCCCACTGTTCAAACCAGCAGCATAACACCGGGAATGCTCTGAAATGCAACTTCTATGTTAACATCTAGTCTGGACCCCAAACCCCATTGAACCTGTCAGGTTTTGTTGAAGTAAACAGGGATGGCCGGGCTATCTAGGCAATTAATATGCAGCAACTGGGGTTTGGCAGGCTCGTTTTTGGCTCATGGTATGAACtactgtgggacgcgggtggcgctgtgggttaaaccacagagcctagggcttgccgatcagaaggttggcagttcgaatcccccgtgatggggtgagctcccgttgctcgatcccagctcctgcccacctagcagttcaaaagcacgtcaaagtgcaagtagataaataggtaccgctccggtgggaaggtaaacggtgtttctgtgtgctgctctggttcgctagaagcggctttgtcatgctggccacatgacctggaagctgtacgccggctccctcggccagtaacacaagatgagtgctgcaaccccagagttggacacgactggacctaacggtcaggggtccctttaccttttaaagggtTATAGAGATAAAGAGTTGTGTGAAGTGTAGAATGCAAAGGAGAACAAGGTTTtattatttgaagaagaaaaaccttaCAGAGGCATTGCAAGAGAGATTGGCCACAAGGGTAGATTTACACTCGTGGTTTTTaatgttaaggaatggttttgatatttttaatattcttaatgtgttattaaaatatgACATCAGAGGGCGCTGTTGAGCAACCACCAACAGGGAGACAGTGTTTCGACTGGGGGAAGCCAAGgtaaaaaaatacatagggaattggaaaaatgttttaaagtactttccccaaaaactccagagtcctttttgttggggataattcaggctgaaattcccaggtgtcagcttcctatgttcctgaaaGAGCCATAAAATACACATTACCTTCCCCCTGCTCCCCGTCCTGTCCAAACTTAAGAACAATATACAGATCCATGGAGGAAGGGATGCAAGAGCGTTAATTTCAATGCCACCAACTGTGTAATGGTGGCTCTAGGATAATTTTTGGAAGGTGTCAGTATTTTCCCTGGCAACCCCAGAAGGCGAGAAATCTGAACCACCATTAAACGGCTGCCAACTCTCACACTTTCAGATATTCCGCTAACACGCCATCTGCTGAAATGGCGAGACTTATCGGTACAGTGAAAGAGAGAACCAACGGCGCTTTCTCATGTTACGGAATCGCCCGAGAAACCAACGCCTCACTTAAACTGCACAAGTTGGAGCATGCAGTTCAAACCGTGCTCGAGGTGGCTTGCAACATGAAACAAATGCAGAACTGCCGCATCGCAAAAGGAGTCACAAACAATAAAGGAagcattttttataataataaaataatgtaacCAAATGGAACTGTTTCTGCATGAGTCGCAACAAAACctgaaataaaaatggagaaaACCGAGAGCAACGACAGCAACGACCCCCACCCAAGGGTtccaacttgagtaaaatattggggggggggtggtaggaCGTGCCtagcgctgtggtcaaaaccactgagcctagggattgccgatcggaaggtcggcggttcaaatccccgcaacggggtgagctcccgttgctcggtccctgctcctgccaacctagcagttcaaaagcacgtcaaagtgcaagtagacaaataggtaccactcctgcgggaaggtaaacggcgtttctgtgcgctgctctggttcaccagaagcggcttagtcatactggccacgtgacctggaagctgtctgaggacaaacgccggctccctcggcctatagagcgagatgagtgccgcaaccgcagagtcgtccgcgactggacctaacagtcaggggtacctttacctttacctttactaggaaagcccagcccagcccaatcGCAAGATGTGGTACCCACCCACcctttgaatggcagtgcccatcaactttagggGGGAGgcccctcaaatactttattggggggccaaagggacctcagccagtgtggtgtagtggttgagagcagtggactcgtaatctggggaaccgggttcgtgtctccgctcctccacatgcagctgctgggtgaccttg is a genomic window of Lacerta agilis isolate rLacAgi1 chromosome 12, rLacAgi1.pri, whole genome shotgun sequence containing:
- the GASK1A gene encoding Golgi-associated kinase 1A; the protein is MAHRTWYRMRLKKSPVTGFCFLLALSVVALTSFSSTSLNSYKKSSFQYLPGNEPQGKAAHLKRLWASSTAPIAWHQIRREWPSHQGRQALPNPSSASKQKSQAGRNLRGLKSKRQVKKHNVVAAKSSECSRELQRQAYPSRTGHKNVREFDVPFASEDLSSSLGAKKVVGRKPQRESAASSHPFRDAELGALLYPKNASTGQQTSPQEQCKSDAQTAGARHQRSGVVKTITSGRKSFRSMTGIGEPMENSRSQNPEPPPFWARDAEELQKSQWCKEPQPNGFSVRREGSLRLGENAVPWFTLDDVEKMKLLANGTVVSKHRIPAHGQILRVVLSPTQDAISHDAKRLCSEGLCGVIKRPTDLYEVLAFHLDRVLGLHRSLPAVARKFVSPLLPYKYTEGAARPIVWWAPDIQHLNDPGNDQNSFALGWQQYQELLKQRCGMEDSRTSLGKGRCLTVLHSEWAKLALFDFLLQVHDRLDRYCCGFEPDPSEPCVQEMLHEKCQNPAELVLVHILIRKSKPSHLVFIDNAGRPRHPDTKLNFRLLQGIDGFPETAVTVLRSGCLQNLLLQSLYVDEEFWGNQGGREGMKHWLQTIDRRGQILLRYIQEHNLTVTKESSL